The following proteins come from a genomic window of Natronosalvus vescus:
- a CDS encoding conditioned medium-induced protein 4, translating into MNEKTEELRDIFTSVTDGEDTVTESQEDTRGSLEKDERTVDERLGTLIHQMRERYGFETPLSDDELRTVAKRYYDRESDATIAEELGVPESTIFEARRALHLVDEGDADEVDLVAIREREEDDATIATEYDVDPETIRRYRLVAAAKEESRAANDRYRDEFDSLLADADLASRMATDVREDGLEDATEGMETDVSF; encoded by the coding sequence ATGAACGAGAAAACCGAGGAACTTCGAGACATCTTCACCAGCGTCACCGACGGCGAAGACACGGTCACCGAATCCCAGGAAGACACCCGGGGATCGCTCGAGAAAGACGAGCGAACCGTCGACGAGCGCCTCGGGACGCTCATCCACCAGATGCGCGAGCGGTACGGATTCGAGACGCCGCTGTCGGACGACGAACTCCGAACCGTCGCCAAACGGTACTACGACCGCGAGAGCGACGCCACTATCGCCGAAGAACTCGGCGTCCCCGAATCAACGATCTTCGAGGCTCGCCGGGCTCTCCACCTCGTCGACGAGGGCGACGCCGACGAGGTCGACCTCGTCGCGATCCGCGAACGCGAAGAGGACGACGCCACGATCGCAACGGAGTACGACGTCGATCCGGAGACGATCCGCCGGTATCGGCTCGTCGCCGCCGCCAAAGAGGAGTCGCGAGCGGCGAACGATCGCTACCGTGACGAGTTCGACAGCCTGCTGGCTGACGCCGATCTCGCCTCCCGGATGGCGACGGACGTTCGCGAGGACGGGCTCGAGGATGCGACCGAGGGCATGGAAACGGACGTCTCCTTCTAA